From one Agathobaculum sp. NTUH-O15-33 genomic stretch:
- a CDS encoding transketolase, translating to MEVSAQTCARLRCNVLTMLHAAGSGHAGGSLSCIELLTALYGEIMRVDPRHPTAPDRDRFVLSKGHAAPALYAVLAEMGYFPKEDMQTLRRLGSRLQGHPDKNKLPGIDMSTGSLGQGFSIAVGMALGAKRSGSPAHVFTLTGDGEQQEGLCWEAAMAAAHYHLDNLTVLVDWNGLQIDGANDEVMSLGDLAAKYRAFGFTVYDVDGHDLDAIVHALHGSGFGKPRCLLAHTVKGKGVSFYENQVGSHGVVPNEKQLAAALAELQKGA from the coding sequence ATGGAAGTTTCAGCGCAAACCTGTGCCCGGTTGAGATGCAATGTACTGACCATGCTACACGCGGCGGGCTCAGGTCATGCGGGAGGTTCGCTTTCATGCATCGAGTTGCTGACGGCGCTTTATGGAGAAATTATGCGGGTCGACCCAAGACATCCCACCGCCCCAGACCGCGATCGCTTCGTATTGTCCAAGGGACACGCCGCGCCCGCCCTCTATGCGGTACTGGCAGAGATGGGGTATTTCCCAAAGGAAGATATGCAAACGCTGCGCCGTTTGGGCAGCCGTTTACAGGGACATCCGGACAAAAACAAGCTGCCCGGCATCGATATGTCTACCGGTTCGCTGGGGCAGGGCTTTTCCATCGCGGTCGGTATGGCGTTAGGAGCCAAACGATCGGGCAGTCCGGCTCATGTGTTTACGCTGACAGGGGATGGCGAGCAGCAAGAGGGTCTTTGCTGGGAGGCCGCGATGGCTGCCGCGCACTACCATTTGGACAACCTCACTGTGCTGGTTGACTGGAACGGCTTGCAAATTGACGGTGCAAATGACGAAGTCATGAGCCTTGGCGATCTGGCTGCAAAATATCGCGCGTTTGGGTTTACCGTATATGATGTGGATGGGCATGATCTGGATGCGATTGTGCATGCGCTGCATGGAAGCGGTTTCGGTAAGCCGAGATGCTTACTGGCGCATACGGTGAAGGGCAAGGGGGTGTCCTTCTATGAAAATCAAGTGGGTTCACACGGCGTGGTACCAAACGAAAAACAGCTTGCTGCGGCATTGGCCGAACTGCAAAAGGGGGCGTAA
- a CDS encoding aldehyde dehydrogenase family protein — MQMIIGGRKADSADGKTFDVIAPATMQVIDSVPSAAKTDVDRAVAYARLGAKEWAAVPLYERIQTVYRFADLLEQPEHFQRLVEFECTENGKPIRMAEEDIHVSAYICRAFAEKARNFSGDMIPSECEEGTKDDLILTLYEPLGVVACIVPFNYPTNLYCFKAIPALLMGNAVIVKPASDTPLANIYITELLLKAGVLPNAIQIVTGGGGTVGNWLTDHPDIDAVSVTGSCQAGKQIMTNCAKHLHHCHMELGGNDPLIVFDDCDLDLAIQETVAGRIGNAGQTCCASKRYIVQNTIRPQFVEKLKTALEQVKTGDLYDYDTDMGPVISKKAAIEVEQQIQKTIEQGAFCVCGGHRYKHTYIEPTLLDAVTTDMDVAHDMEIFGPVFPVIGFDTIDEALAIANDIPYGLQSAVMTNDIKKALYVARRMEAGACIINGSSNYRHNHQAFGGRKMTGIGGHEGVSYTLAEMCNTKTIALKRIFDTKGIG; from the coding sequence ATGCAAATGATAATCGGCGGTCGAAAAGCCGATTCGGCGGACGGAAAAACGTTTGATGTTATCGCACCCGCGACGATGCAGGTGATCGACAGCGTGCCGTCCGCTGCCAAAACAGATGTCGACCGCGCGGTGGCATACGCACGGTTGGGTGCAAAAGAGTGGGCGGCTGTGCCGCTATATGAACGAATTCAAACGGTTTACCGCTTTGCGGATCTACTGGAGCAGCCGGAGCATTTCCAACGGTTAGTAGAATTTGAGTGCACGGAAAATGGAAAGCCCATCCGCATGGCTGAGGAGGATATTCACGTGAGCGCATATATATGCCGTGCGTTTGCGGAGAAAGCTCGCAACTTTTCGGGCGATATGATCCCCAGTGAATGCGAAGAGGGGACAAAGGACGATTTGATCCTGACCCTTTATGAGCCGCTTGGCGTGGTGGCGTGCATCGTACCGTTCAATTACCCGACCAACCTTTATTGCTTCAAGGCCATACCTGCGCTGCTGATGGGCAACGCAGTGATTGTCAAGCCTGCATCGGACACCCCGCTGGCCAACATCTACATTACCGAGCTGCTGCTGAAGGCCGGCGTTCTACCGAACGCGATTCAGATCGTGACGGGCGGCGGAGGAACAGTCGGAAACTGGCTGACTGATCACCCGGACATAGATGCGGTCAGCGTAACCGGCAGCTGTCAGGCGGGCAAACAGATCATGACCAACTGCGCCAAGCATTTGCACCACTGCCATATGGAGTTGGGAGGCAATGATCCGCTCATTGTTTTCGACGATTGTGATCTCGACCTTGCTATTCAGGAGACCGTTGCCGGGCGGATAGGCAACGCAGGTCAAACCTGCTGTGCGAGCAAGCGTTATATCGTGCAGAACACCATTCGTCCGCAGTTTGTCGAGAAGCTAAAAACCGCGCTTGAGCAGGTGAAAACCGGCGATTTGTACGATTATGATACCGACATGGGACCGGTTATCAGCAAAAAGGCCGCGATCGAGGTGGAACAGCAAATTCAAAAGACAATCGAACAGGGTGCGTTCTGTGTGTGCGGAGGGCATCGCTACAAGCACACCTACATTGAGCCTACGCTGCTGGACGCGGTGACCACTGATATGGATGTGGCGCACGATATGGAAATTTTTGGACCAGTGTTCCCGGTCATCGGCTTTGACACAATCGATGAAGCGCTTGCAATCGCCAATGACATCCCTTATGGTCTGCAAAGCGCGGTCATGACGAATGATATTAAGAAGGCGCTGTATGTCGCCAGACGGATGGAAGCGGGAGCGTGCATCATCAACGGTAGCTCGAACTACCGCCACAACCATCAAGCATTCGGCGGCCGCAAAATGACCGGCATTGGCGGGCACGAAGGCGTATCCTATACGCTCGCCGAAATGTGCAACACCAAAACTATTGCGCTAAAGCGTATTTTTGATACGAAAGGAATCGGGTGA
- a CDS encoding glycyl-radical enzyme activating protein produces the protein MRGRIFDIQRFSTGDGPGIRTTIFCKGCPLNCAWCHNPESQVYAPELRYRGQSCIGCGRCAAVCRQAVHSFITTVQHRIDRKQCVVCGDCARACPTGALRIAGEDMEVDAIVKQALRDKPYYGDNGGVTLSGGEPTMQPAFSLELLRKLKQAHLHTALDTCGYCKWSDLEPLLPYTDLVLYDLKHMDSEMHSRMTGVDNSLILTNFQRIQAWETPIWVRVPLIPDYNDSEENARALGVFLKPYPQVKVDILPYHGYGEPKYQEIGRTYHMKNNTVPTDEAVNRFAAAVEKQRNALS, from the coding sequence ATGAGGGGACGCATATTTGATATCCAGCGTTTCAGTACTGGTGATGGGCCGGGCATTCGTACCACGATTTTCTGTAAAGGCTGTCCACTGAATTGCGCATGGTGTCACAATCCGGAATCGCAGGTGTATGCCCCCGAGTTGCGCTATCGAGGACAGAGTTGTATCGGCTGTGGGCGGTGCGCAGCGGTTTGCAGGCAAGCCGTTCATTCGTTTATCACAACGGTACAGCACCGAATCGATCGCAAGCAATGCGTGGTTTGCGGCGATTGTGCTCGGGCCTGTCCCACTGGCGCGCTCCGTATAGCGGGCGAAGACATGGAGGTTGACGCAATCGTAAAGCAAGCGCTGCGGGATAAACCTTATTATGGCGATAACGGCGGCGTTACGCTGTCGGGTGGAGAACCAACGATGCAGCCGGCTTTTTCGCTGGAATTATTGCGCAAGCTGAAGCAAGCTCATCTTCATACCGCGCTTGATACCTGTGGTTATTGCAAATGGAGTGATTTAGAACCGTTGTTGCCCTATACGGATCTGGTGCTGTATGATTTAAAGCATATGGATTCGGAGATGCACAGCCGAATGACAGGAGTGGACAATTCGCTGATCTTAACCAATTTTCAAAGGATTCAAGCGTGGGAAACCCCAATATGGGTGCGTGTTCCGCTGATTCCGGACTATAACGATTCGGAAGAAAACGCAAGGGCGCTTGGAGTGTTCCTAAAACCATACCCGCAGGTTAAGGTGGATATTTTACCCTACCATGGCTATGGGGAACCTAAATATCAAGAAATTGGACGTACCTATCACATGAAAAACAATACCGTGCCAACGGACGAAGCAGTAAATCGTTTTGCGGCTGCTGTGGAGAAGCAGCGAAATGCACTAAGCTAA
- a CDS encoding pyruvate formate lyase family protein, protein MTERIAKRVQALFQTSDEAFFYERAILLEEAYQIYEKEPVGRRYAHAFAYLLDHITIVVHPDELLVGAVKEIIPDVTQEKVYQQILEKPGNQFDMQDGFGFESLGLLHRSEWVKRYAPEWFFSYGHHKYSIESVLEKGFGGLRAFMSKRLSNDLLNAEQREFYENGIIICDAIERYATRTAETLRRQAVDQTEQARRAELLQMARNFERIPMHPAGSFYEAIQTVWFLQNINSNICGARDYAFGSFDQYMYPYYKRDIANGKLTKAFALELIESFFIKTNETIGFCVYFYNPKRTLSNHSVQYIYVGGEDEQGNDRINALSWLMLEAQSELKLHQPTLYVHYHNNLSPAFLRRAVEIIKEGRCDPAFYNDRVVVEALKHAGVAEADAKRFTHYGCCNINLDSMEDEIREIWNIMPKLVEITLNNGHDMLTGELLTAEISPLEQLTDMDAIYRAVNAHFKIALERAIGVTARADAVCREKKTFSFESLLLPYCLENGVDMTKKTQYKHCNVHACGMATAGDSLYAIDRLVFREKRLTLPQLTDILKSNWQGQEQLQEEVYSTFPKFGNDNDDVDRFTVRLANDFVQEVARHSPIPNEPDGYDRLLFPTIYTLNQAIDMGRVTAASADGRSAGDTISENQSPTYGVDSCGPTAFLNSVAKLPFEYTAGGGLNFSIQPELVRGEIGTENLMRLIKGYFEQGGLHIQIMITDEKVLEDARQNPEMHRNLLVRVTGYSAYFVVLSPDLQEEIINRTKKSGGRHEGTHI, encoded by the coding sequence ATGACAGAGCGGATAGCAAAACGGGTACAAGCGCTGTTCCAGACATCGGATGAGGCGTTTTTTTACGAGCGGGCGATCCTGTTGGAAGAGGCGTATCAGATTTACGAAAAAGAGCCGGTGGGCCGCAGATATGCGCATGCGTTTGCATATTTGCTGGATCATATCACGATTGTCGTGCATCCTGATGAACTATTGGTAGGTGCGGTCAAGGAGATCATACCCGATGTGACGCAAGAAAAAGTATATCAGCAAATTCTCGAAAAACCGGGCAATCAATTTGACATGCAGGATGGATTCGGCTTTGAAAGTCTGGGGCTGTTGCATCGCTCGGAATGGGTCAAACGGTATGCGCCGGAATGGTTTTTCTCTTACGGACATCATAAGTATTCCATTGAAAGCGTGCTGGAAAAGGGATTTGGCGGATTGCGCGCGTTTATGAGCAAACGACTGTCAAACGATCTGCTGAATGCGGAACAACGCGAGTTTTATGAAAACGGCATCATAATCTGCGACGCGATCGAACGATACGCGACGCGCACAGCCGAGACGCTACGACGGCAGGCAGTCGATCAGACAGAACAGGCACGTCGGGCGGAGCTGTTGCAAATGGCAAGGAATTTTGAGCGTATACCCATGCATCCAGCCGGTAGCTTTTATGAAGCGATTCAAACGGTGTGGTTCCTGCAAAATATCAATTCCAATATTTGCGGCGCACGCGATTATGCGTTTGGCAGCTTTGACCAATACATGTATCCCTACTATAAGAGGGACATTGCAAATGGGAAACTTACGAAGGCGTTTGCGCTGGAGCTGATCGAAAGCTTTTTCATCAAAACTAATGAAACGATAGGTTTCTGCGTCTATTTTTACAATCCGAAGCGTACGCTTTCCAACCATAGCGTACAGTATATCTACGTTGGGGGAGAGGATGAACAAGGGAACGACCGCATCAATGCACTTTCCTGGTTAATGCTGGAGGCGCAGTCGGAATTAAAACTACACCAGCCGACCTTGTACGTCCATTATCATAACAATCTGTCGCCGGCATTTCTACGTCGCGCGGTCGAAATCATTAAGGAGGGGCGTTGCGACCCGGCGTTTTATAATGACCGGGTCGTTGTGGAAGCGCTCAAGCATGCGGGCGTTGCGGAAGCGGACGCAAAACGCTTCACCCATTATGGCTGTTGCAATATCAATCTGGATTCCATGGAGGATGAGATTCGAGAAATCTGGAATATTATGCCCAAGCTTGTGGAGATCACGCTTAATAACGGCCACGATATGCTGACAGGCGAGCTACTGACCGCGGAAATATCACCGCTGGAGCAACTGACTGATATGGATGCAATCTACCGTGCGGTTAACGCCCATTTCAAAATCGCGCTGGAAAGGGCGATAGGCGTGACCGCTCGGGCGGATGCGGTCTGCAGGGAGAAAAAGACATTCTCCTTTGAATCGCTATTGCTGCCGTACTGCCTTGAAAACGGCGTTGATATGACAAAAAAAACGCAGTATAAGCACTGTAACGTGCACGCATGCGGCATGGCAACGGCGGGCGATTCCCTTTATGCGATCGATCGGCTGGTGTTTCGGGAAAAACGGCTGACGCTTCCTCAGCTTACCGATATCTTAAAGAGCAACTGGCAAGGGCAAGAGCAGCTTCAGGAAGAGGTGTACAGCACCTTTCCGAAGTTTGGAAACGATAATGACGATGTGGATCGTTTTACCGTTCGGTTGGCTAACGATTTTGTGCAGGAGGTCGCGCGCCATTCACCGATTCCCAATGAGCCGGATGGCTACGACCGATTACTGTTCCCCACGATTTATACGCTGAATCAGGCGATCGATATGGGCCGGGTGACGGCGGCTTCCGCGGATGGACGCAGCGCGGGGGATACCATATCAGAAAATCAGTCTCCCACTTATGGCGTTGACAGCTGCGGACCCACCGCATTCCTCAATTCAGTGGCAAAGTTACCATTCGAGTACACGGCAGGCGGCGGACTAAATTTCAGCATCCAGCCTGAACTAGTGCGCGGCGAAATCGGAACTGAGAATTTAATGCGGCTGATAAAGGGGTATTTTGAGCAGGGCGGCCTTCATATCCAAATTATGATCACAGACGAAAAGGTGCTGGAGGATGCACGGCAAAACCCGGAGATGCACCGGAATCTGCTGGTTCGTGTAACCGGTTATAGCGCCTATTTCGTGGTTTTGTCACCCGATCTACAGGAAGAGATCATTAACCGTACGAAAAAAAGTGGGGGAAGACATGAGGGGACGCATATTTGA
- a CDS encoding sugar ABC transporter ATP-binding protein, translated as MQEMIRFEHLCKSYGGIRALDDVSFSIHKGEVHAIVGENGAGKSTLMNILGGVRAGDSGKIFLEGQAIRFSSPIEARQRGISTVFQELMLCENLDVAGNIYLGRELRKGAGLDWKAMHAQAAEILRSYGLDFSSDTQLKELTVAQMQMLEIARALSSNAKVLILDEPTSSLTENETRKLFDHIKRLKQQGVTILFISHRLEEIFYISDRISVMRNGGYITTLETKETDMQTVVNYIAGKNLTHETVARQDRTQMPAVLEAINLSDGKIFHHISFRLHQGEILGFYGLQGSGRTEIIETIYGLRKRKSGSVRIHGKECAFRSANDAINAGIGIVTEDRKLWGIFSLMSIRENIGIIQKELIKGRLGLLSHRKMEKLAQQYSDSLHVKTDTIENRITNLSGGNQQKALIARMLSRAPEIILMDEPTRGVDVGAKAEIFTIMRKLRDQGKSMIVISSEIEEVITECDRVIVMHEGVISGELRGAQISKANILEAAFANTKNRTTEI; from the coding sequence ATGCAAGAAATGATTCGGTTTGAGCATTTATGTAAAAGCTACGGCGGTATACGCGCGCTGGATGATGTTTCGTTTTCTATTCATAAGGGCGAAGTGCATGCCATCGTGGGTGAAAACGGCGCTGGTAAATCGACGCTTATGAACATTTTGGGCGGTGTGCGCGCGGGTGATTCGGGGAAAATCTTTCTAGAAGGACAAGCAATTCGGTTTTCCTCACCGATTGAGGCGCGGCAGCGAGGAATTTCCACGGTGTTTCAGGAGTTGATGCTCTGTGAAAATCTGGATGTGGCAGGTAATATCTATTTAGGACGCGAGCTGCGAAAAGGCGCGGGGCTGGACTGGAAGGCTATGCATGCACAGGCCGCGGAAATTTTACGTTCCTATGGATTGGATTTCTCTTCGGATACGCAGCTAAAGGAACTGACCGTGGCGCAGATGCAAATGCTTGAAATAGCGCGGGCACTAAGCAGCAACGCAAAAGTGCTGATTCTAGACGAGCCGACCTCTTCTTTGACCGAGAATGAGACACGCAAGCTGTTTGATCATATTAAGCGACTCAAGCAGCAAGGAGTGACCATTCTGTTTATTTCTCACCGTCTGGAGGAAATTTTCTATATCTCCGACCGTATCAGCGTCATGCGAAACGGCGGCTATATTACAACGTTGGAGACGAAAGAAACGGATATGCAGACGGTCGTCAATTATATTGCAGGCAAAAATTTAACGCATGAAACGGTAGCGCGGCAAGATCGCACACAGATGCCGGCTGTTCTGGAGGCAATCAATTTGTCTGATGGGAAAATATTTCATCATATCTCCTTTCGGCTGCACCAAGGCGAAATTCTGGGATTCTATGGTCTGCAAGGTTCGGGACGTACAGAGATTATTGAGACGATCTACGGCTTGCGCAAACGGAAAAGCGGCTCGGTCAGGATACATGGAAAAGAGTGTGCCTTTCGGTCGGCGAACGATGCAATTAACGCCGGTATAGGCATTGTGACGGAGGATCGTAAGCTATGGGGCATTTTTTCGTTGATGTCCATACGTGAAAATATTGGAATAATCCAAAAGGAGCTGATTAAAGGGCGTTTGGGGCTGCTCAGCCATCGCAAAATGGAGAAGCTGGCGCAGCAGTATTCTGATAGTCTGCATGTAAAAACAGATACCATTGAAAACCGTATTACGAACCTTTCCGGCGGTAATCAGCAAAAGGCGCTGATCGCACGCATGCTGTCTCGCGCACCGGAAATTATTTTGATGGACGAACCAACTCGCGGCGTCGATGTGGGTGCGAAAGCGGAAATATTCACCATCATGCGAAAGCTGCGCGATCAAGGAAAATCTATGATTGTGATCAGTTCAGAAATCGAGGAGGTGATCACCGAGTGCGACCGTGTGATCGTTATGCATGAAGGCGTTATCAGCGGAGAATTGCGCGGGGCTCAAATCAGTAAAGCTAACATTTTGGAAGCAGCTTTTGCCAATACAAAAAACCGAACGACTGAAATATGA